GGTCCGGAAGGTCAGGGCTGACCATACCAATTGGTCCGCGCCATATGACCAGTCGCATCAAACCAGATTGCAAGATAGCGGTCTGTGCCCGCATCCAGGTGGCTGCCTTTCTGCCGGATCACATAGTAGAAGTTTGTGCCCAACAACTCCATGCTTGTTTTGGGATACAGCCGACTACGCTTGGTGGGTTCACCAAGGAGACTCACACACCGCTCCATGGAGTCTCCACGCTTAAGCTTCTTCACACGCGCTGTGAGCTGGTCTTCACGGAAATGCATCGGCTGCGCGGA
The Roseimicrobium gellanilyticum DNA segment above includes these coding regions:
- a CDS encoding outer membrane protein assembly factor BamE, translated to MHFREDQLTARVKKLKRGDSMERCVSLLGEPTKRSRLYPKTSMELLGTNFYYVIRQKGSHLDAGTDRYLAIWFDATGHMARTNWYGQP